From the genome of bacterium, one region includes:
- a CDS encoding ATP-binding cassette domain-containing protein, which produces MPAKKYIFIKGAAAHNLKNVDVKIPRDQLVVITGVSGSGKSTLAFDTLYAEGQRRYVESLSAYARQFLGQMDKPEVEYIEGLSPAIAIEQKSASKNPRSTVATVTEIHDYLRLLFARAGDPYCYKCGK; this is translated from the coding sequence ATGCCCGCAAAGAAATACATATTCATAAAAGGCGCCGCGGCGCACAATCTAAAGAACGTCGACGTCAAGATCCCGCGCGACCAGCTCGTCGTCATAACCGGCGTCTCGGGCTCCGGCAAATCGACGCTCGCCTTCGATACGTTGTACGCCGAGGGGCAGCGGCGATACGTGGAATCGCTCTCGGCGTACGCCCGCCAATTCCTCGGCCAAATGGACAAGCCGGAAGTCGAATACATCGAAGGGCTTTCCCCCGCCATAGCCATCGAGCAGAAGTCCGCCAGCAAGAACCCGCGCTCGACGGTCGCGACCGTTACCGAAATCCACGACTACCTCCGCCTCCTCTTCGCCCGCGCCGGCGACCCCTACTGTTATAAATGCGGCAAA
- a CDS encoding pyridoxamine 5'-phosphate oxidase family protein: MADFDTFKKYFGRKNNKTGYLATMAGRGRPTLRPISFFLLGKKIYFCTYSGDAKVKQIKKNPNVEVCIPVNRGRWRGYYRIAGEAGLLTDPAARKRLFRKIPYPTEGFWKGADDPKFAAVEIKRVASRYLPPAKYQEVAVKL, encoded by the coding sequence ATGGCCGATTTCGATACGTTTAAAAAGTACTTCGGACGCAAAAATAATAAAACGGGTTACCTCGCGACGATGGCGGGCCGTGGCCGCCCCACCCTCAGGCCCATTTCGTTCTTCCTCCTCGGGAAAAAAATTTACTTCTGCACGTACTCCGGCGACGCCAAAGTTAAACAGATAAAGAAGAACCCGAACGTCGAAGTATGTATCCCGGTGAACCGCGGTCGGTGGCGCGGTTATTACCGCATCGCGGGCGAAGCCGGACTTTTAACGGACCCGGCGGCCCGCAAACGGCTGTTCCGAAAAATACCTTACCCGACGGAAGGTTTTTGGAAAGGCGCCGACGACCCCAAATTCGCCGCGGTGGAAATTAAACGCGTCGCCAGCCGTTATTTACCGCCGGCGAAGTACCAAGAGGTCGCCGTTAAACTTTAA
- a CDS encoding carboxypeptidase-like regulatory domain-containing protein — MRKWWIILAAVATVLSLLACEEALEKGSIEGNVKDDGQNVQGAFVLLLDEGKMLAGETPLGNGSVTNAQGNYTILFVEPDKNYYIVAVKDEKGDTTYTPGADPIGYYGRYSEVTKLWYPAPVSVVSGEKKKGINVADMHIIPVP, encoded by the coding sequence GTGAGAAAATGGTGGATAATACTAGCTGCGGTTGCTACCGTCCTCTCGCTGCTCGCGTGCGAGGAGGCGCTGGAGAAAGGTAGTATCGAAGGCAACGTCAAAGACGACGGCCAAAACGTGCAGGGCGCTTTTGTCCTCCTGCTCGACGAGGGTAAAATGCTGGCCGGCGAGACGCCGCTCGGTAACGGTTCCGTGACGAACGCCCAGGGGAACTATACTATCCTGTTCGTGGAACCCGACAAGAATTATTATATCGTCGCGGTAAAAGACGAAAAGGGCGATACGACGTACACGCCGGGCGCGGACCCGATAGGTTACTACGGAAGGTACAGCGAGGTGACCAAACTCTGGTATCCCGCACCCGTCTCGGTCGTCTCCGGAGAGAAGAAAAAAGGCATCAACGTCGCCGATATGCACATAATACCCGTCCCTTAA